One Microcebus murinus isolate Inina chromosome 10, M.murinus_Inina_mat1.0, whole genome shotgun sequence DNA segment encodes these proteins:
- the GOLT1B gene encoding vesicle transport protein GOT1B, with protein sequence MISLTDTQKIGMGLTGFGVFFLFFGMILFFDKALLAIGNVLFVAGLAFVIGLERTFRFFFQKHKMKATGFFLGGVFVVLIGWPLIGMIFEIYGFFLLFRGFFPVVVGFIRRVPVLGSLLNLPGIRSFVDKVGESNNMV encoded by the exons ATGATCTCCTTAACGGACACCCAGA AAATTGGAATGGGATTAACAGGATTTGGAGTGTTTTTCCTGTTCTTTGGAATGATTCTCTTTTTTGACAAAGCACTACTGGCTATTGGAAAT gTTTTATTTGTGGCTGGCTTGGCTTTTGTAATTGGTTTAGAAAGAACATTCAGATTCttctttcaaaaacataaaatgaaagctACAGGATTTTTTCTGGGTGGTGTATTTGTAGTCCTTATTGGCTGGCCTTTGATAGGCATGATCTTCGAAATTTATGGATTCTTTCTCTTATTCAG GGGCTTCTTTCCTGTGGTTGTTGGCTTTATTAGAAGAGTGCCAGTCCTTGGATCGCTCTTAAATTTACCTGGAATTAGATCA TTTGTAGATAAAGTTGGAGAAAGCAACAATATGGTATAA